In Isoptericola jiangsuensis, the following proteins share a genomic window:
- a CDS encoding cysteine desulfurase family protein: MTHPTTAPPPRTHLDNGGSAPLHPLAREALAQALADGWADPRRLHAEGRRAAALLEGAREAVATVLGARPPEVRFTPSHTASLHAAVAQVSRARRRQGRDVVVAATERAATLHAAEHAARQADGRRVVVPVDGVARVDVEGFVAALGADGAALAALQHANGEVGTVQPLDVVHAAAREHGVPLLVDAGSSVGHLAVPHAWDVLAADPADWGGPAGVGVLAVRHRTRTAPVGPEDPDPWAPGGVSVPLAFAAAVSLQAVEADRVAQDARRRRLVERIRSVVAGVPDVEVVGDPDDRLPHVVTFSFLYVDGEALVTELDRAGFAVGSGSACTAATLEPSHVLAAMGVLTHGNVRVALDRSTTDDDVERFLAVLPGAVARVRAMLGADGL, encoded by the coding sequence GTGACACATCCCACCACCGCTCCCCCGCCCCGCACCCACCTCGACAACGGCGGGTCCGCGCCCCTGCACCCCCTCGCGCGCGAGGCGCTCGCGCAGGCCCTCGCGGACGGCTGGGCCGACCCCCGGCGCCTCCACGCGGAGGGCCGGCGCGCGGCCGCGCTGCTGGAGGGCGCCCGCGAGGCGGTGGCCACGGTGCTCGGCGCGCGCCCGCCGGAGGTGCGGTTCACGCCGTCGCACACGGCGTCCCTGCACGCCGCCGTGGCGCAGGTGTCCCGGGCCCGGCGCCGTCAGGGGCGCGACGTGGTGGTGGCAGCCACCGAGCGCGCCGCGACCCTGCACGCGGCCGAGCACGCCGCGCGGCAGGCCGACGGCCGCCGGGTCGTCGTACCGGTTGACGGCGTCGCCCGGGTGGACGTCGAGGGGTTCGTGGCGGCCCTCGGCGCGGACGGCGCCGCCCTCGCCGCGCTGCAGCACGCCAACGGCGAGGTGGGCACGGTCCAGCCGCTCGACGTCGTGCACGCCGCGGCGCGGGAGCACGGCGTGCCCCTGCTGGTCGACGCCGGGTCGAGCGTGGGTCACCTCGCGGTGCCGCACGCGTGGGACGTGCTCGCCGCCGACCCCGCCGACTGGGGCGGCCCGGCCGGCGTGGGCGTGCTCGCGGTGCGGCACCGCACCCGCACGGCCCCCGTCGGCCCCGAGGACCCGGACCCGTGGGCGCCCGGCGGTGTGAGCGTGCCCCTGGCGTTCGCGGCCGCCGTGTCCCTCCAGGCGGTGGAGGCGGACCGGGTCGCGCAGGACGCCCGGCGCCGTCGCCTCGTCGAGCGGATCCGGTCGGTGGTCGCCGGTGTCCCGGACGTCGAGGTGGTGGGCGACCCGGACGACCGGCTCCCGCACGTGGTGACGTTCTCGTTCCTCTACGTGGACGGCGAGGCGCTGGTGACGGAGCTCGACCGGGCGGGGTTCGCGGTCGGGTCGGGGTCGGCGTGCACCGCGGCCACGCTGGAGCCGTCGCACGTCCTCGCGGCGATGGGCGTCCTCACCCACGGCAACGTGCGCGTCGCGCTGGACCGGTCGACGACCGACGACGACGTCGAGCGCTTCCTGGCCGTGCTGCCGGGCGCGGTGGCGCGGGTGCGGGCGATGCTCGGGGCGGACGGGCTGTGA
- a CDS encoding sulfurtransferase TusA family protein has translation MTTPGGTPDAAAPEHVVDARGLRCPLPVVRLAALARDLAPGTVVAVLATDPAARHDVPAWARMRGHATTGEELVEPPDGDGRADDPHERWWRLTVRLGG, from the coding sequence GTGACGACGCCCGGCGGGACGCCTGACGCGGCCGCCCCGGAGCACGTGGTGGACGCGCGCGGTCTGCGCTGCCCCCTGCCCGTGGTCCGGCTGGCGGCGCTGGCACGGGACCTGGCGCCCGGAACCGTGGTCGCCGTCCTGGCGACCGACCCCGCGGCCCGGCACGACGTCCCGGCGTGGGCCCGGATGCGCGGTCACGCCACGACGGGCGAGGAGCTCGTGGAGCCGCCTGACGGCGACGGTCGCGCGGACGACCCGCACGAGCGCTGGTGGCGGCTCACGGTGCGCCTGGGCGGCTGA
- a CDS encoding HesB/IscA family protein produces MTDTTDIATHGVDLSQVAADKVRSLLEQEGRDDLRLRVAVQPGGCSGLIYQLYFDERLLDGDALRDFDGVEVVVDRMSVPYLEGAKIDFADTIEKQGFTIDNPNAGEACACGGSFS; encoded by the coding sequence ATGACCGACACGACCGACATCGCCACGCACGGCGTCGACCTCTCCCAGGTCGCCGCGGACAAGGTCCGCAGCCTCCTCGAGCAGGAGGGCCGCGACGACCTGCGCCTGCGCGTCGCCGTGCAGCCCGGTGGCTGCTCCGGCCTGATCTACCAGCTCTACTTCGACGAGCGCCTGCTCGACGGCGACGCGCTGCGCGACTTCGACGGCGTCGAGGTCGTCGTCGACCGCATGAGCGTCCCCTACCTCGAGGGCGCGAAGATCGACTTCGCGGACACCATCGAGAAGCAGGGCTTCACGATCGACAACCCCAACGCCGGCGAGGCCTGCGCCTGCGGGGGCTCCTTCAGCTGA